In Bacillus sp. S3, the sequence CACTGCAAAATATTAATTTACAAATTAAAGAAGGCAGTTTCGTCTGTGTATTAGGTCCTTCAGGCTGTGGAAAAACAACGTTATTACGGATTTTAGCGGGCTTTCATCAAGCTACATCCGGTGAAGTTTTGCTAGATAACAAACCCATTTCACCTAAACCTGATCGGCATCGTGGTGTTGTTTTCCAGCACCAAATGCTGTATCCATGGTTGAATATTGAAGAAAATGTTGGATTCGGGCTAAAAATGAGGAAAGTTCCAACGAAAGAACGGCGTGAAATTGTTGATCATTATCTAGATATGGTTGGTCTCTCTCAGTTTAAAAAATCAAAATCTTATGAGCTTTCCGGTGGTATGAAGCAACGAGCCTCTATTGCCCGAGTATTAGCAAATGATCCCCGCATTGTATTGATGGATGAACCCTTTGGTGCGTTAGATGCAATGACAAAGGAACAAATGCAAGATAATATACGGAAAATATGGAAAGAAACGCATAAAACAATTTTCTTTATTACTCATGATGTGGAAGAGGCCTTATTGTTAGGAACGCATATTATCGTATTATCCTCCCGGCCAGGCCGCATCATAAAAGAAATGCACAGCGACTTGCCTTATAGAATTGAAGAAGGCAAAAGCCGCATGTACAGGGCAGAACCAGATTTCGTTAAAAAGCGAGAAGAGATCATTAGTATCATTTCTTCATAAACATAAATAACATAAAAACCGCTTGAATCACAATGGTCAAGCGGTTTGTTGTTCAATTGGTTACTCCCCTGCCATTATCCACCGCAAAGGCTTCCTTTCTATTCAATAGTTTCTTTAATAAATATGAATAAATAAATGTAAATAATACTCCTTTCATAATGGAAGTCCATC encodes:
- a CDS encoding ABC transporter ATP-binding protein, coding for MNPIINSYALTETASESMVIQIKDVELTYQTDKQVVTALQNINLQIKEGSFVCVLGPSGCGKTTLLRILAGFHQATSGEVLLDNKPISPKPDRHRGVVFQHQMLYPWLNIEENVGFGLKMRKVPTKERREIVDHYLDMVGLSQFKKSKSYELSGGMKQRASIARVLANDPRIVLMDEPFGALDAMTKEQMQDNIRKIWKETHKTIFFITHDVEEALLLGTHIIVLSSRPGRIIKEMHSDLPYRIEEGKSRMYRAEPDFVKKREEIISIISS